The proteins below come from a single Isoptericola dokdonensis DS-3 genomic window:
- a CDS encoding pectinesterase family protein — protein sequence MSRTVHVGDDADLVPTLGLALADPDVTEIVVHPGVYPEQVVVAPRRAPLLIRSLTGDPADVVVTSDLRQGDLGATGMPVVQECATFTVDADDVTLRHLTIRNTYDKRRGTDVPDQQALALRTRGTRIVVEGCRLLGRQDTLLLDSRSFAHVSHVLVRDCLVVGDVDFVYGRATALIEGGEVRSCGAGYVAAPSTVLENPRGFLFRGVRFTADDDVEPGSVRLARPWHPGGRPEAAGQALFVDCTVGPHVAADRWADMGGYSWRTDARFGESGTVLAPGGAAASAEHDLPLPAGVDPDEHLTGWSPAPPPRGRLHVLSDSTASDYTPDRAPRTGWAQVLAELSGREVANHAVSGMSTTSLIASGHLTAALEQVRPGDVVLVGFGHNDAKDDERHADPHRAYPAHLRRVLAGARARGAHPVLVTSVERRRFDGDRAVSTHGAYPQVVRRLAETEGVPLVDLTRATRALWQSQGVEGSKASFLWLEPGRWPGYPDGERDDTHLSADGARAVAGIVVAALRDLGVLDPAAPPSDDAVRADAAVTAR from the coding sequence ATGTCCCGCACCGTGCACGTCGGCGACGACGCCGACCTCGTCCCCACCCTCGGTCTGGCGCTGGCCGACCCCGACGTCACCGAGATCGTCGTCCATCCCGGCGTCTACCCGGAGCAGGTCGTCGTCGCGCCGCGACGCGCACCCCTGCTGATCCGGTCCCTCACCGGCGACCCCGCCGACGTGGTCGTGACGAGCGACCTGCGCCAGGGCGACCTCGGCGCCACGGGCATGCCGGTGGTCCAGGAGTGCGCCACGTTCACCGTGGACGCCGACGACGTCACGCTGCGCCACCTGACCATCCGCAACACGTACGACAAGCGGCGCGGCACCGACGTGCCGGACCAGCAGGCCCTCGCGCTGCGCACGCGCGGCACGCGGATCGTGGTGGAGGGCTGCCGGCTGCTGGGCCGCCAGGACACGCTGCTGCTGGACTCGCGGTCGTTCGCGCATGTCAGCCACGTCCTGGTGCGCGACTGCCTGGTCGTGGGCGACGTCGACTTCGTGTACGGCCGGGCGACGGCGCTGATCGAGGGCGGCGAGGTCCGCTCGTGCGGTGCCGGGTACGTCGCGGCCCCGAGCACCGTGCTGGAGAACCCGCGCGGGTTCCTGTTCCGCGGCGTGCGGTTCACGGCGGACGACGACGTCGAGCCGGGCTCGGTGCGGCTGGCACGACCGTGGCACCCGGGCGGGCGCCCGGAGGCGGCCGGGCAGGCGCTGTTCGTGGACTGCACGGTGGGGCCGCACGTCGCGGCGGACCGCTGGGCGGACATGGGCGGCTACTCGTGGCGCACGGACGCGCGGTTCGGCGAGTCCGGCACGGTGCTCGCACCGGGCGGTGCGGCGGCGTCGGCCGAGCACGACCTGCCGCTGCCCGCCGGCGTCGACCCCGACGAGCACCTGACCGGCTGGTCGCCCGCTCCCCCGCCGCGGGGCCGCCTGCACGTGCTCTCCGACTCCACCGCGAGCGACTACACCCCGGACCGCGCCCCGCGGACCGGCTGGGCGCAGGTCCTCGCGGAGCTGAGCGGCCGGGAGGTCGCCAACCACGCGGTGTCCGGGATGAGCACCACCAGCCTGATCGCGAGCGGCCACCTCACCGCCGCGCTGGAGCAGGTGCGACCGGGCGACGTCGTCCTGGTCGGGTTCGGCCACAACGACGCGAAGGACGACGAGCGCCACGCCGACCCCCACCGCGCCTACCCGGCGCACCTGCGGCGGGTGCTCGCCGGCGCCCGCGCCCGGGGCGCGCACCCCGTGCTGGTGACGTCGGTGGAGCGCCGCCGGTTCGACGGCGACCGCGCGGTCTCGACGCACGGCGCGTACCCGCAGGTGGTGCGCCGTCTGGCCGAGACCGAGGGGGTGCCGCTCGTCGACCTGACCCGCGCCACCCGCGCGCTGTGGCAGTCGCAGGGCGTCGAGGGCAGCAAGGCGTCGTTCCTGTGGCTGGAGCCCGGGCGGTGGCCCGGCTACCCGGACGGCGAGCGGGACGACACGCACCTGTCCGCGGACGGCGCCCGTGCCGTCGCCGGGATCGTCGTGGCGGCGCTGCGCGACCTGGGCGTGCTCGACCCGGCCGCCCCGCCGTCCGACGACGCGGTCCGCGCCGACGCGGCGGTGACCGCCCGATGA